A genomic window from Pseudonocardia broussonetiae includes:
- a CDS encoding enoyl-CoA hydratase-related protein: MGEFEFLRWSADGHVGTVWLDRPPVNAVNQQMYAEIREFFAHLDVHLPAARVLVLTGQGRHFCGGNDLEEFQTMDPGNAPDRMRLVREAFWAIYDAPLPVIAAVHGVAVGTGLALAASCDLIVAAEGAKLGTPEINVGVMGGAKHLSRLLPQPLVRLLHFTGEPLAAEEFVRYGGVLTVVPRERLLDEAYALAARMTRHSPIALRYAKQSLNAIEYADLKGGYEYEQGLTGELSAHADAKEAVNAFFERRPPQYTGS; this comes from the coding sequence ATGGGTGAGTTCGAGTTCCTGCGCTGGTCCGCCGACGGGCACGTGGGGACGGTCTGGCTGGACCGGCCTCCGGTGAACGCGGTGAACCAGCAGATGTACGCCGAGATCCGCGAGTTCTTCGCGCACCTCGACGTGCACCTGCCCGCCGCCAGGGTCCTCGTCCTGACCGGGCAGGGCCGGCACTTCTGCGGGGGCAACGACCTCGAGGAGTTCCAGACCATGGACCCCGGCAACGCCCCCGACCGGATGCGGCTGGTCCGGGAGGCGTTCTGGGCCATCTACGACGCACCGCTGCCGGTGATCGCCGCGGTGCACGGCGTCGCGGTCGGCACCGGGCTCGCGCTCGCCGCGTCCTGCGACCTGATCGTCGCCGCCGAGGGTGCGAAGCTCGGCACCCCCGAGATCAACGTCGGGGTGATGGGCGGCGCCAAGCACCTGTCCCGGCTGCTCCCGCAGCCGCTGGTGCGGCTGCTGCACTTCACCGGCGAGCCGCTGGCCGCCGAGGAGTTCGTGCGGTACGGAGGCGTGCTCACGGTGGTGCCGCGGGAGCGGCTGCTCGACGAGGCCTACGCGCTGGCCGCCCGGATGACCCGGCACAGCCCGATCGCGCTGCGCTACGCCAAGCAGAGCCTCAACGCCATCGAGTACGCCGACCTCAAGGGCGGCTACGAGTACGAGCAGGGCCTGACCGGGGAGCTGTCCGCCCACGCCGACGCGAAGGAGGCCGTCAACGCCTTCTTCGAGCGCCGCCCACCGCAGTACACGGGGTCGTGA
- a CDS encoding NIPSNAP family protein, protein MLYELREYTVVPGRLQALIARFTDHTLGLFEKHGFDIAFISHTEFGENSIGEVVYAVRWESYQQMQDGWAGFMGDPEWQRVKADSEREGPLNSAVRRRLLNTAPFDGR, encoded by the coding sequence GTGCTGTACGAGCTGAGGGAGTACACGGTCGTTCCGGGCAGGCTGCAGGCCCTGATCGCCCGGTTCACCGACCACACGCTGGGGCTGTTCGAGAAGCACGGCTTCGACATCGCGTTCATCTCGCACACCGAGTTCGGCGAGAACAGCATCGGTGAGGTCGTGTACGCCGTGCGCTGGGAGTCCTACCAGCAGATGCAGGACGGCTGGGCGGGCTTCATGGGCGATCCCGAGTGGCAACGGGTCAAGGCCGACAGCGAGCGGGAGGGCCCGCTCAACAGCGCCGTGCGCCGCAGGCTGCTCAACACCGCGCCGTTCGACGGCCGGTAG
- a CDS encoding sigma-54-dependent Fis family transcriptional regulator has product MIILADAEARVVVRRAGREDVRDWCDRLLIVPGSRLAEEAIGTNAVGCAVEERRPFVVAGGEHYRENLRLFSARAVPVRHPVSGVIKGALALACRTEDGSVLMLPLVEEAAARIEARLGDDTTRQERLLLDRFLQTTRRSAAAVVCLNRDLLISNTLAGPLVSPADQPFLWDWASRVLAARDEYCGELRLAGDVVVQARCTTVREEEVVAGILIEMRPHSATLRCAGRTVRPHRPAGPSDDSPVPGRSAAAERVRRELAAVAQARRPILISGEPGTGKAFLARHLHERDGATGSVTVLETGQCRDDPRAWFERLRAGLTVQGTLVLRQIDELPVELASRAVGLVERVDGRMVRVIATARLADSDDGMTRLRDCFPARLQLPPLRQRAEDVADIARVLVRDLADRSPPPRLEPATLQNFMGQVWPGNVRELRAVLSSALLRSARRDIAIEHLPPEYRAAPIKHRLTSLQRVEREALLNALDDSGGNKQAAAELLGIARSTLYRKIRILGIDGRCLSG; this is encoded by the coding sequence GTGATCATCCTGGCCGACGCCGAAGCGCGGGTCGTCGTGCGCCGGGCCGGCCGGGAGGACGTTCGGGACTGGTGCGACAGGCTGCTCATCGTCCCCGGTTCCCGGCTGGCGGAGGAGGCCATCGGCACGAACGCGGTCGGGTGCGCGGTCGAGGAGCGGCGCCCGTTCGTGGTGGCCGGCGGCGAGCACTACCGGGAGAACCTGCGGCTGTTCAGTGCACGCGCGGTCCCGGTGCGGCACCCGGTGAGCGGCGTGATCAAGGGCGCCCTCGCCCTCGCGTGCCGGACCGAGGACGGCAGCGTGTTGATGCTGCCCCTGGTCGAGGAGGCCGCGGCGCGGATCGAGGCCCGCCTCGGCGACGACACCACACGGCAGGAGCGGCTGCTGCTGGACCGATTCCTGCAGACCACCCGCCGCTCCGCGGCAGCCGTGGTCTGCCTCAATCGCGACCTGCTCATCAGCAACACCCTCGCCGGGCCGCTCGTCAGCCCGGCCGACCAGCCGTTCCTGTGGGACTGGGCCTCGCGGGTGCTCGCTGCCCGCGACGAGTACTGCGGCGAGCTGCGGCTGGCCGGTGACGTCGTCGTGCAGGCGCGGTGCACGACCGTGCGGGAGGAGGAGGTCGTGGCCGGGATCCTGATCGAGATGCGGCCGCACTCGGCCACCCTGCGCTGCGCCGGTCGTACCGTGCGGCCGCACCGCCCGGCCGGGCCGAGCGACGACAGCCCGGTCCCCGGCCGCAGCGCCGCGGCCGAGCGGGTCCGGCGCGAGCTCGCGGCCGTGGCGCAGGCCCGGCGGCCGATCCTGATCTCCGGCGAACCGGGCACCGGCAAGGCCTTCCTGGCCCGCCACCTGCACGAGCGGGACGGGGCGACCGGCTCCGTCACGGTTCTCGAGACCGGGCAGTGCCGGGACGATCCACGGGCCTGGTTCGAACGCCTGCGGGCGGGCCTGACCGTCCAGGGGACGCTGGTGCTGCGCCAGATCGACGAGCTGCCCGTCGAGCTGGCCTCGCGCGCGGTCGGCCTGGTCGAGCGCGTCGACGGGCGGATGGTGCGGGTGATCGCCACTGCTCGCCTGGCGGACAGCGACGACGGGATGACCCGGTTGCGGGACTGCTTCCCGGCGCGGTTGCAGCTGCCGCCGTTGCGTCAGCGGGCCGAGGACGTCGCCGACATCGCGCGGGTGCTCGTCCGCGATCTCGCGGACCGCTCGCCGCCCCCCCGGCTGGAACCGGCCACGCTGCAGAACTTCATGGGCCAGGTGTGGCCGGGCAACGTGCGGGAGCTGCGCGCGGTGCTCAGCAGCGCGCTGCTGCGTTCGGCCCGGCGGGACATCGCGATCGAGCACCTGCCACCGGAGTACCGCGCCGCGCCGATCAAGCACCGGTTGACGTCGCTGCAGCGGGTCGAGCGGGAGGCGCTGCTCAACGCGCTCGACGACAGCGGCGGCAACAAGCAGGCCGCGGCCGAGCTGCTCGGCATCGCTCGCTCCACGCTCTACCGCAAGATCAGGATCTTGGGCATCGACGGCCGTTGTCTGAGCGGCTGA
- a CDS encoding acyl-CoA dehydrogenase family protein — protein MRMISSYTSRLTIGSRHEGLQMTTPEATIAEVRTDVRRFLAEELAAASFRPTCDSWIQGHSVAFSRKLGDRGWLGMTWPQRYGGGGHSARERFTVIEELLAAGAPVAAHWIADRQTGPLLLRAGTEQQKRTFLPAIARGRLFIAAGMSEPDSGSDLASVRTRAVPTATGWRVSGRKVWTSHAHRSHYLLALVRTAAPDGDRHAGLSQMLIKLDSPGVAVRPIEVMTGESHFTEVTLDDVDVPNGMVVGRVGDGWRGVMSELAHERSGPERYLSTFPLLAELVSGGTVDGETALADIGSATARLWALRSLSLRVQDLLERGSPTDTAAALVKDLGTRLEGDIINITRRASQRGPGRADHGALPGLLRAAQLAAPSFTLRGGTNEILRGLVARGLGARDA, from the coding sequence ATGCGCATGATCAGCAGTTATACCTCTCGCCTGACCATCGGCTCTCGACATGAGGGGCTCCAGATGACGACACCGGAGGCGACGATCGCCGAGGTTCGCACGGACGTCCGACGGTTCCTGGCCGAGGAGCTGGCTGCGGCCTCCTTCCGACCGACGTGCGACTCCTGGATCCAGGGCCACTCGGTGGCGTTCAGCCGGAAGCTGGGTGACCGCGGCTGGCTCGGGATGACCTGGCCGCAGCGCTACGGGGGCGGGGGGCACTCGGCGCGCGAGCGGTTCACCGTGATCGAGGAGCTGCTCGCCGCGGGAGCGCCGGTCGCCGCGCACTGGATCGCCGACCGCCAGACCGGGCCGCTGCTGCTGCGCGCAGGCACCGAGCAGCAGAAGCGGACGTTCCTGCCGGCCATCGCGCGGGGCAGGCTGTTCATCGCCGCCGGTATGAGCGAGCCCGACAGCGGTTCGGACCTCGCATCGGTCCGGACCCGCGCCGTCCCCACCGCGACCGGCTGGCGCGTGAGCGGGCGCAAGGTGTGGACCAGCCACGCCCACCGGAGCCACTACCTGCTCGCGCTCGTCCGCACCGCGGCACCGGACGGCGACCGCCACGCCGGGCTCAGCCAGATGCTGATCAAGCTCGACTCCCCCGGTGTGGCGGTGCGGCCGATCGAGGTGATGACCGGCGAGTCGCATTTCACCGAGGTCACCCTCGACGACGTCGACGTGCCGAACGGGATGGTCGTCGGCAGGGTCGGGGACGGGTGGCGTGGCGTGATGTCGGAGCTGGCGCATGAGCGCAGCGGCCCGGAGCGCTACCTCAGCACGTTTCCGCTGCTCGCCGAGCTGGTGTCCGGCGGGACGGTGGACGGCGAGACCGCGCTGGCCGACATCGGCTCGGCGACCGCCCGGCTCTGGGCCCTGCGCAGCCTGTCGCTGCGCGTGCAGGATCTCCTCGAGCGGGGCAGCCCGACCGACACCGCGGCCGCGCTGGTGAAGGACCTCGGCACCCGCCTGGAGGGCGACATCATCAACATCACCCGGCGGGCGTCCCAGCGCGGACCGGGCCGCGCCGACCATGGCGCGCTGCCCGGACTGTTGCGCGCGGCCCAGCTCGCCGCGCCGTCGTTCACGCTGCGCGGCGGGACGAACGAGATCCTCCGCGGACTGGTCGCGCGCGGACTGGGGGCCCGAGATGCCTGA
- a CDS encoding acyl-CoA dehydrogenase family protein: protein MPGTVEGDERDLLRATVARLLTDRAPSARADAARQGWSPGLWALLEEAGLTLVSVPESAGGSGGDVSDLAVVAQACGYQAAPVPLVETALLAGWALAAAGLAVPPGPLTVVPSAAAASATLAPDGPGLRVHGRLCGVPWARAARQVLLLTAAPGDPGRVVLAAVDPRDCAVEPGTNLAAEPRDTLVLPAGGVACTPLPADGPDPSAAVLRGALGRALLMVGSLRRVLDLTVGYAREREQFGRPIGRFQAVQQQIAALAGAVEQAQAMTDLAVAVLDDGGCAAEAVMAAKICAGQAASVAIAVGHQVHGAIGFTTEHELHLHTRRLMAWRDEYGAESEWAAELGARVTSAGPDGLWDLLTGRSAAVAAR, encoded by the coding sequence ATGCCGGGAACCGTCGAGGGGGACGAGCGGGATCTGCTCCGGGCGACCGTGGCGAGGCTGCTGACCGACCGGGCGCCCTCCGCCCGCGCCGATGCGGCCCGGCAGGGGTGGAGCCCCGGCCTGTGGGCGCTCCTGGAGGAGGCCGGGCTCACCCTCGTCTCCGTTCCGGAATCGGCGGGCGGCTCCGGGGGCGACGTGAGCGACCTCGCCGTCGTGGCCCAGGCCTGCGGCTACCAGGCGGCCCCGGTGCCGCTGGTGGAGACCGCACTGCTGGCCGGTTGGGCGCTCGCGGCGGCCGGGCTCGCGGTGCCGCCCGGCCCGCTCACCGTCGTGCCGTCCGCCGCCGCCGCATCCGCCACGCTGGCGCCCGACGGTCCCGGCCTCCGCGTCCACGGCCGGCTCTGCGGCGTCCCGTGGGCGCGGGCCGCCCGGCAGGTCCTCCTCCTCACCGCGGCGCCGGGGGATCCGGGCCGGGTCGTGCTCGCGGCGGTCGACCCGCGCGACTGTGCCGTCGAACCCGGCACGAACCTCGCCGCCGAGCCGCGCGACACCCTCGTGCTGCCCGCCGGCGGCGTCGCGTGCACGCCGCTGCCCGCCGACGGCCCGGACCCGTCCGCGGCGGTGCTGCGGGGGGCGCTGGGCCGGGCCCTGCTGATGGTCGGGTCGCTGCGCCGGGTGCTCGACCTGACCGTGGGGTACGCGCGTGAGCGCGAGCAGTTCGGCCGTCCGATCGGCCGGTTCCAGGCCGTCCAGCAGCAGATCGCCGCGCTCGCGGGCGCCGTCGAGCAGGCGCAGGCCATGACCGACCTGGCCGTGGCCGTCCTCGACGATGGCGGCTGCGCAGCCGAGGCCGTGATGGCGGCGAAGATCTGTGCGGGGCAGGCCGCGTCCGTCGCGATCGCCGTCGGGCACCAGGTACACGGCGCGATCGGCTTCACCACCGAGCACGAGCTTCACCTGCACACGCGCAGGCTCATGGCGTGGCGCGACGAGTACGGCGCCGAGTCCGAATGGGCGGCCGAGCTGGGCGCGCGGGTCACGAGCGCCGGCCCCGACGGGCTGTGGGACCTGCTGACCGGCCGGTCGGCCGCGGTGGCCGCCCGATGA
- a CDS encoding CaiB/BaiF CoA transferase family protein, giving the protein MTAVPPPAPPGFLTGVRVLDLSAYLPGPFCTQILADLGATVIKIEGPGGDAGRQLPGALHEAANRNKRSVVLDLKTDRGQALGRGLAAGADVLVEGFRPGVADRLGMSYSALRAVNPSIVYCSVSGFGQTGPLRDVPGHDVTYLAASGLLSFPGGWGDSAPPRPGVPVSDLAASTYAAIAILAALYRRRGTGEGTHLDLAIADAALSFASTRADQRLDDRGPSSTHLHPSNDLFEAADGVRIAIGAVEEHFWERLAALLAEEVPALTDPRFGSAEGRRAHGDDLVALLRRAVRARPAVDWLAAFAAADVPAHRVLSVGEASRSAHVRARGVVADSDRGRHVLFPVLRDGAVMGTMRSPAPALGAHTEQVLADVAAGKEPWIL; this is encoded by the coding sequence ATGACGGCCGTTCCGCCGCCCGCGCCTCCCGGCTTCCTGACCGGGGTGCGGGTGCTCGACCTGAGTGCGTACCTGCCCGGTCCCTTCTGCACCCAGATCCTGGCCGACCTCGGCGCTACGGTGATCAAGATCGAGGGTCCGGGCGGGGACGCGGGGCGGCAGCTGCCCGGTGCCCTGCACGAGGCGGCGAACCGCAACAAGCGCAGCGTCGTCCTCGACCTGAAGACCGACCGGGGGCAGGCGCTGGGGCGCGGGCTCGCCGCCGGGGCCGACGTGCTGGTGGAAGGCTTCCGCCCCGGCGTGGCGGACCGGCTCGGCATGTCCTACTCGGCGCTGCGCGCGGTGAACCCGTCGATCGTCTACTGCTCGGTCTCCGGGTTCGGGCAGACCGGTCCGCTGCGCGATGTCCCCGGCCACGACGTCACCTACCTTGCGGCCAGCGGGCTGCTGTCCTTCCCCGGCGGCTGGGGTGACAGCGCACCGCCCCGGCCGGGGGTACCGGTGAGCGACCTGGCGGCGTCCACCTACGCGGCCATCGCGATCCTGGCCGCGCTGTACCGGCGCCGGGGCACGGGCGAAGGTACCCACCTCGACCTGGCGATCGCCGACGCGGCCCTGTCCTTCGCCAGTACCAGGGCCGACCAGCGCCTGGACGACCGCGGCCCGAGCAGCACGCACCTGCACCCGTCGAACGACCTGTTCGAAGCCGCCGACGGCGTGCGGATCGCGATCGGCGCCGTCGAGGAGCACTTCTGGGAGCGGCTCGCCGCGCTGCTCGCCGAGGAGGTCCCGGCGCTCACCGATCCCCGCTTCGGCTCCGCGGAGGGGCGGCGCGCGCACGGCGACGACCTCGTCGCGCTGCTGCGCCGCGCGGTGCGCGCCCGTCCGGCCGTCGACTGGCTGGCCGCGTTCGCCGCGGCCGACGTCCCGGCACACCGGGTGCTGTCCGTGGGTGAGGCCAGCCGCTCCGCGCACGTGCGGGCGCGCGGGGTCGTCGCGGACAGCGACCGCGGGCGCCACGTCCTGTTCCCCGTGCTGCGCGACGGCGCCGTCATGGGCACCATGCGCAGCCCGGCGCCCGCGCTGGGCGCACACACCGAGCAGGTGCTGGCCGACGTGGCAGCCGGGAAGGAACCGTGGATCCTGTGA
- a CDS encoding CaiB/BaiF CoA transferase family protein produces MTAPHAGPLDGITVVDLTSTFMGPYCTLLLAQMGAEVVKVETPTGDVVRYIGDDRGAGMGPVFLNANQGKRSVALDLKAPAGREVLLRLVATADVVVHNVRPEAARRLGIGYDEIAAVNPAVVYCALRGYGREGPYRDRAAYDDVIQASCGLAAVQGTADEPAYVRTPVADKTVGLLALSAISAALFARGRTGRGQEIEVPMLESMVTFTLLDQQGGYVFDPPRGAAGYARTASPYRKPYRTADGYLSVMVYTDAQWRTFFALIGRPDLAAEPRYRTITERTRNIDELYQLVEKELLARPSAEWLAVLSGAEIPAAPVHSVPDLFTDEHLDAVGLFEQVEHPTEGPLRLARFPISFDGTHPDRPRPAPRLGQHGGEVLAELGYGPEEIAMLAEAGVVVVEKENRS; encoded by the coding sequence GTGACGGCGCCGCACGCAGGTCCCCTCGACGGGATCACGGTCGTCGACCTCACCTCGACGTTCATGGGTCCCTACTGCACGTTGCTGCTGGCCCAGATGGGTGCCGAGGTGGTCAAGGTCGAGACGCCCACCGGGGACGTGGTCCGCTACATCGGCGACGATCGCGGCGCCGGGATGGGCCCGGTGTTCCTCAACGCGAACCAGGGCAAGCGCAGCGTCGCGCTGGATCTGAAGGCCCCGGCCGGCCGTGAGGTGCTGCTGCGTCTCGTGGCCACCGCCGACGTCGTCGTGCACAACGTGCGCCCGGAGGCAGCACGCCGGCTGGGCATCGGCTACGACGAGATCGCCGCGGTGAACCCCGCGGTGGTCTACTGCGCGCTCCGCGGCTACGGCAGGGAGGGCCCGTACCGGGACCGGGCCGCCTACGACGACGTGATCCAGGCGAGCTGCGGGCTGGCTGCGGTGCAGGGCACGGCGGACGAGCCCGCGTACGTGCGTACGCCGGTGGCCGACAAGACGGTGGGGCTGCTCGCGCTCAGCGCGATCAGCGCGGCGCTCTTCGCCAGGGGACGCACCGGCCGTGGCCAGGAGATCGAGGTCCCGATGCTCGAGTCGATGGTCACCTTCACGCTGCTGGACCAGCAGGGCGGCTACGTCTTCGATCCGCCCCGCGGCGCGGCCGGCTACGCCCGGACGGCCTCGCCGTACCGCAAGCCGTACCGGACCGCCGACGGCTACCTGAGCGTCATGGTCTACACCGACGCGCAGTGGCGCACGTTCTTCGCGTTGATCGGACGGCCCGACCTGGCGGCCGAACCGCGGTACCGGACGATCACCGAGCGGACCCGCAACATCGACGAGCTCTACCAGCTGGTCGAGAAGGAGCTGCTGGCCCGGCCGAGTGCCGAGTGGCTCGCCGTGCTGAGCGGGGCGGAGATCCCGGCGGCGCCGGTGCATTCGGTGCCCGACCTCTTCACCGACGAGCACCTGGATGCGGTCGGGCTCTTCGAGCAGGTCGAGCACCCCACCGAGGGCCCGCTGCGGCTGGCCCGGTTCCCGATCTCGTTCGACGGGACGCATCCGGACCGGCCGCGCCCGGCGCCACGGTTGGGCCAGCACGGCGGCGAGGTGCTCGCCGAGCTCGGGTACGGCCCGGAGGAGATCGCCATGCTCGCCGAGGCGGGCGTCGTCGTCGTGGAGAAGGAGAACCGGTCATGA
- a CDS encoding enoyl-CoA hydratase-related protein, with amino-acid sequence MTEVRWEISDGIAVVTLAAPERRNALTVEMAREMEAAFDEIDARDDVGAAVVRGSGGSFCAGAHLGVLGEAARDPLDDDAQRDIDALYGSFLRVGRCRTATIAAVRGAAVGAGLNLALATDLRIVARDARLISGFLRIGVHPGGGHFTLLSRAAGRDAAAAVGLFGHEIDGERAAALGLAWQAVDDADVEATALQVAARLGKDPALARRMTASFRREAGPPATSWDVGLEIERGPQMWSFRRRAKASAT; translated from the coding sequence ATGACCGAGGTCCGCTGGGAGATCAGTGACGGGATCGCCGTCGTCACCCTTGCCGCACCGGAGCGCCGCAACGCGCTGACCGTCGAGATGGCCCGCGAGATGGAGGCCGCATTCGACGAGATCGACGCCCGCGACGACGTCGGTGCGGCCGTGGTGCGCGGGTCCGGTGGATCGTTCTGCGCCGGCGCGCACCTCGGGGTGCTGGGCGAGGCCGCCCGGGACCCGCTGGACGACGACGCGCAGCGCGACATCGACGCCCTCTACGGCTCGTTCCTGCGCGTCGGTCGGTGCCGGACGGCGACGATCGCCGCGGTGCGCGGGGCCGCGGTCGGCGCGGGGCTCAACCTCGCCCTGGCCACCGATCTGCGCATCGTCGCCCGCGACGCGCGCCTGATCTCGGGCTTCCTGCGCATCGGGGTGCATCCTGGCGGCGGGCACTTCACGCTGCTCAGCCGGGCGGCGGGACGGGACGCCGCTGCCGCGGTCGGGCTGTTCGGCCACGAGATCGACGGCGAGCGGGCTGCCGCCCTCGGGCTCGCGTGGCAGGCGGTCGACGACGCCGATGTCGAGGCGACGGCGCTGCAGGTCGCCGCCCGGTTGGGCAAGGACCCGGCGCTGGCCCGGCGGATGACCGCCTCCTTCCGTCGCGAGGCCGGGCCGCCCGCGACGTCGTGGGACGTGGGGCTCGAGATCGAGCGCGGACCGCAGATGTGGTCGTTCCGCAGGCGGGCGAAGGCGTCCGCGACCTGA
- a CDS encoding amidohydrolase family protein has translation MTGFVDCDVHNAVPDLAALFPFLADRWVDYCVESGVDGFDPAFYPAGMPLSARPEARRGDGLPGSDPDTVRAHVLDGPGAGHAVLNCLYAVQALHNADWSTALAGALNDWQAATWLAADPRFRASVVVSPHDPRAAAEEVDRRAGTPGFVQVLLLASTQVPLGQRAHWPIYAAAEAAGMAVAIHPGVAGANALSPVGWSSHYIEDYAGAALTLQSQLTSLVSEGVFAAHQGLRVVLLESGVTWLPSLMWRFDKNWKALRREVPWVDRPPSQLIREHVLLTVAPFDGPSDPAPEWIDRFLTQIGSAEMLLHASDYPHWHHGDGQGTLLGHLSPAERAQVLHGNAARLYGLPEEAASCAPTG, from the coding sequence ATGACCGGATTCGTGGACTGCGACGTGCACAACGCGGTCCCCGACCTGGCGGCGTTGTTCCCCTTCCTCGCCGACCGCTGGGTGGACTACTGCGTGGAGAGCGGCGTCGACGGTTTCGATCCCGCCTTCTACCCGGCGGGGATGCCGCTGTCGGCCCGGCCCGAGGCGCGCCGTGGCGACGGCCTGCCGGGGTCCGACCCGGACACGGTGCGCGCCCACGTCCTCGACGGCCCCGGCGCCGGGCACGCCGTCCTCAACTGCCTCTACGCAGTGCAGGCCCTGCACAACGCCGACTGGTCGACGGCGCTGGCCGGCGCCCTCAACGACTGGCAGGCCGCGACCTGGCTGGCCGCCGACCCGCGCTTCCGGGCCTCCGTCGTGGTCTCGCCGCACGATCCGCGTGCGGCGGCGGAGGAGGTCGACCGGAGGGCGGGCACCCCTGGCTTCGTCCAGGTCCTGCTGCTCGCCTCGACCCAGGTGCCGCTGGGTCAGCGGGCGCACTGGCCGATCTACGCCGCCGCCGAAGCGGCGGGGATGGCCGTCGCGATCCATCCCGGGGTGGCCGGGGCCAACGCGCTCTCGCCGGTCGGCTGGTCCTCGCACTACATCGAGGACTACGCCGGCGCGGCGCTGACCCTGCAGTCGCAGCTGACCAGCCTCGTGTCCGAGGGCGTCTTCGCGGCGCACCAGGGGCTGCGGGTGGTGCTGCTCGAGAGTGGCGTGACGTGGCTGCCCTCGCTGATGTGGCGCTTCGACAAGAACTGGAAGGCGCTGCGCCGGGAGGTGCCGTGGGTGGACCGGCCGCCCTCGCAGCTCATCCGGGAGCACGTCCTGCTCACCGTGGCCCCCTTCGACGGTCCGTCCGACCCGGCCCCGGAGTGGATCGACCGGTTCCTGACGCAGATCGGGTCCGCCGAGATGCTCCTGCACGCGAGCGACTACCCGCACTGGCACCACGGCGACGGGCAGGGCACGCTGCTGGGGCACCTGTCCCCCGCCGAGCGGGCACAGGTGCTGCACGGCAACGCGGCCCGCCTCTACGGGCTGCCCGAGGAGGCCGCCTCATGCGCACCAACGGGTTGA
- a CDS encoding amidohydrolase family protein produces MRTNGLIDCDVHNAVSSDAALLPYLPARWRRHLELVGSRTFSPFAKGYAYPKAARFASRHDAWPPSGGLPGSDLDFMRAQLLDAYGVDYAVLNCLYRASEQRYDAYGAALATAVNDWQVEHWLERDPRLRASITVPFESPGLAAAEIDRAATHPGFVQVLLFPRTQQPLGKRHYWPIYEAATRAGLPVGIHAASTTPGPVTAAGWPSYYIEDHTSLAVAFQAQVISLIMEGVFDRFPDLRVVLMEGGFAWVPALGHRLDALHHRLRDEVPDLEHPPSHYLRDRIRITTQPMEEPERPADLVPLIRDIGQDVLMFSTDYPHWDFDNPHRAFQTRVPADLHQRIMFDNANAQYRFAP; encoded by the coding sequence ATGCGCACCAACGGGTTGATCGACTGCGACGTGCACAACGCGGTGTCCTCGGACGCCGCGCTGCTGCCCTATCTGCCGGCCCGCTGGCGCCGGCACCTCGAGCTGGTCGGATCGCGGACGTTCTCGCCGTTCGCCAAGGGCTACGCCTATCCCAAGGCCGCGCGGTTCGCCAGCCGGCACGACGCCTGGCCACCGTCGGGCGGCCTGCCCGGCTCGGACCTCGACTTCATGCGTGCGCAGCTGCTGGACGCCTACGGCGTGGACTACGCGGTGCTGAACTGCCTCTACCGGGCATCCGAGCAGCGCTACGACGCCTACGGGGCGGCGCTGGCCACGGCGGTCAACGACTGGCAGGTCGAGCACTGGCTGGAGCGCGACCCCCGTCTCCGGGCCTCGATCACGGTGCCGTTCGAGTCCCCCGGCCTCGCCGCCGCGGAGATCGACCGGGCCGCCACGCACCCCGGGTTCGTTCAGGTGCTGCTGTTCCCGCGCACCCAGCAGCCGCTGGGCAAGCGGCACTACTGGCCGATCTACGAGGCGGCCACGCGGGCCGGGTTGCCGGTGGGGATCCACGCGGCGTCCACCACCCCAGGGCCCGTCACAGCGGCGGGCTGGCCGTCCTACTACATCGAGGACCACACGTCGCTGGCCGTCGCCTTCCAGGCCCAGGTGATCAGCCTGATCATGGAGGGGGTTTTCGACCGGTTCCCCGACCTGCGCGTCGTCCTCATGGAGGGCGGCTTCGCCTGGGTGCCGGCGCTGGGCCACCGGCTCGACGCTCTGCACCACCGGCTGCGCGACGAGGTGCCCGACCTCGAACACCCGCCCTCGCACTACCTGCGCGACCGGATCCGGATCACCACCCAGCCGATGGAGGAGCCCGAGCGTCCCGCCGACCTCGTCCCGCTGATCCGCGACATCGGCCAGGACGTCCTGATGTTCTCCACCGACTATCCGCACTGGGACTTCGACAACCCGCACCGCGCGTTCCAGACCAGGGTGCCGGCCGACCTGCACCAGCGGATCATGTTCGACAACGCCAACGCCCAGTACCGGTTCGCCCCGTGA
- a CDS encoding Rieske (2Fe-2S) protein — protein sequence MTARAYVVATATEIPPGGRKIVDVAGRSVGVFNVGGRYFALRNACPHAGGPLCEGVLSGFVSSSAPGRYTYERRGEFLRCPWHQWEFDIRTGRSWVDPVRARVRSYQVGVEPGADLLACGAEPAGRARGPYSAETYPVTRDGEFVVVHV from the coding sequence GTGACGGCCAGGGCGTACGTGGTGGCGACCGCGACGGAGATCCCACCGGGCGGCCGCAAGATCGTCGATGTCGCCGGCCGGTCGGTCGGGGTGTTCAACGTCGGCGGCCGCTACTTCGCCCTGCGCAACGCCTGCCCGCACGCCGGCGGTCCGCTGTGCGAGGGCGTGCTCTCCGGCTTCGTCAGCTCGTCCGCGCCGGGTCGGTACACCTACGAGCGGCGCGGCGAGTTCCTCCGCTGCCCCTGGCACCAGTGGGAGTTCGACATCCGCACCGGGCGGTCGTGGGTGGACCCGGTGCGGGCCCGCGTGCGCAGCTACCAGGTGGGCGTCGAGCCCGGCGCGGACCTGCTGGCCTGCGGCGCCGAACCGGCCGGCCGGGCGCGGGGCCCGTACTCGGCCGAGACCTACCCGGTGACCAGGGACGGCGAGTTCGTCGTGGTGCACGTCTGA